A DNA window from Bradyrhizobium barranii subsp. barranii contains the following coding sequences:
- a CDS encoding type II and III secretion system protein family protein, whose product MKVLNNAAGATQPPAITNPQRSAALNRLCYLLCGFALLFPLAASAETKRDGKGEMPRAAPGSTTGTLNITSSQGKTVHLSAPAATIFVADPAIADYQAPSSSTIFVFGKKSGRTSLFALNENGEALAELRIVVTQPLEDLRAALKAEVGDYPIQVSYTPRGAILSGIAPNADVVEAARKVTEQFVGAGAPVVNKIQVAGSLQVNLSVRVAEVSRTAVKDLNINFTASGPNGAFLATGKPGGSGRAGGGGTIGIGFSTGNINLSAVLDALASEHLASILAEPNLTAMSGEAASFLAGGEFPIPVMQDNRQVSVQFRQFGVSLEFVPTVLSNNQIIVRVKPEVSELSTEGEVKINGMAVPALSTRRASTVVELASGQSFAIGGLIRRNFNTDIGEFPWLGDVPILGALFRSSSFQKRETELVIVVTPYIVRPGSNPSQISIPTNRIAPPSDAGRILTNTVARPPQGRDAPRASAPGLTGNAGFIIE is encoded by the coding sequence TTGAAGGTCCTTAATAATGCCGCCGGCGCTACCCAGCCGCCTGCGATCACCAACCCACAACGCTCTGCCGCTCTCAATCGTCTCTGCTACCTCCTATGCGGATTTGCTTTGCTGTTTCCGCTTGCGGCCTCAGCCGAGACCAAGCGGGACGGCAAAGGAGAGATGCCACGTGCGGCACCCGGCAGCACCACGGGCACGCTCAATATTACCTCGTCACAGGGAAAGACGGTGCATTTGAGCGCACCGGCGGCGACCATTTTTGTCGCCGACCCTGCAATTGCCGATTATCAAGCTCCGTCGAGCAGTACAATTTTCGTGTTCGGCAAAAAGTCCGGGCGGACGAGCCTGTTCGCCCTCAACGAAAACGGCGAGGCTCTTGCCGAGCTGCGTATTGTCGTAACCCAACCACTCGAGGATCTACGGGCCGCGCTCAAGGCCGAGGTCGGCGACTATCCAATTCAGGTCAGCTATACCCCGCGCGGGGCGATCCTTAGCGGTATAGCGCCCAATGCCGATGTCGTTGAGGCTGCGAGGAAGGTCACTGAGCAATTTGTTGGCGCGGGCGCCCCGGTCGTCAACAAGATCCAGGTCGCCGGCTCACTGCAGGTAAATCTCAGCGTGCGCGTAGCAGAAGTCTCCCGCACCGCCGTCAAGGATCTCAACATCAACTTCACCGCCTCGGGCCCAAACGGCGCTTTCCTTGCCACCGGCAAACCGGGAGGGTCCGGCAGGGCTGGCGGCGGCGGCACGATTGGGATCGGGTTTAGCACCGGCAATATCAACCTCAGCGCTGTTCTCGACGCTCTCGCCAGTGAGCACCTCGCCTCAATCCTGGCTGAGCCGAACCTGACGGCAATGTCCGGCGAAGCCGCAAGCTTCCTCGCCGGCGGCGAGTTTCCGATCCCAGTCATGCAGGACAACAGGCAGGTTTCGGTCCAATTCCGGCAGTTCGGCGTGAGCTTGGAATTCGTCCCGACAGTGCTCAGCAACAACCAGATCATTGTCCGTGTGAAGCCCGAAGTCAGCGAACTATCGACCGAAGGCGAAGTCAAGATCAATGGTATGGCGGTTCCTGCCCTCTCGACGCGGCGGGCGAGCACCGTGGTCGAGCTCGCCAGCGGCCAGAGCTTTGCAATCGGCGGCCTCATCAGGCGCAACTTCAACACTGATATCGGCGAGTTTCCCTGGCTCGGCGACGTACCGATCCTTGGTGCGCTTTTTCGCTCTTCATCGTTTCAAAAACGCGAAACCGAGCTAGTTATCGTTGTTACACCTTACATCGTACGGCCGGGATCAAATCCAAGCCAGATAAGTATTCCGACCAACCGCATCGCACCGCCATCAGATGCAGGCCGCATCTTGACGAACACGGTGGCACGGCCGCCTCAAGGCCGCGATGCGCCGCGCGCGAGCGCACCGGGACTGACGGGCAACGCCGGCTTTAT
- a CDS encoding response regulator: protein MRILLVDHHADFGRAVKATLVNCGFAVDVTPTLDEASAALDCANYHLVLLESVLPDGDSLDWLKQLRREGRSMPAMMMSSLNDLSRRIATFNAGADDFLPKPVSIDELIARMRAILRRSTQMTAPVVTFGNLHFDPIARQVSVGGRILRIARREVCILEHLLNRAGRTVPRASLEDSLYAFDDEVSTNALEVGIYRLRAHLNQAGATLRIKTARGVGYTLELVGTASAA, encoded by the coding sequence ATGCGAATTCTCCTGGTTGATCATCATGCGGACTTTGGCCGCGCTGTGAAGGCAACGCTCGTGAATTGCGGGTTCGCGGTGGACGTGACGCCCACGCTGGATGAGGCGTCAGCCGCGCTGGATTGCGCAAACTACCACCTCGTACTGCTGGAGTCCGTCTTGCCGGATGGGGATAGTTTGGACTGGTTGAAGCAGTTGCGGCGCGAAGGACGATCAATGCCGGCAATGATGATGAGCAGTCTCAATGATCTCAGCCGCCGGATCGCGACCTTCAATGCGGGAGCGGATGATTTCCTGCCCAAGCCTGTGTCGATCGACGAACTCATCGCTCGCATGCGGGCCATTTTGCGAAGGTCAACGCAAATGACGGCGCCGGTCGTGACATTCGGGAATCTGCATTTCGATCCGATCGCCAGACAAGTCTCGGTGGGTGGCCGGATCCTGAGGATTGCTCGGCGTGAGGTGTGCATTCTCGAGCATCTGCTCAATCGCGCCGGCCGCACTGTGCCGCGCGCTTCGCTGGAAGATAGCTTGTACGCGTTCGATGACGAGGTTTCGACCAATGCGCTGGAAGTCGGGATTTATCGCTTACGCGCGCATTTGAACCAGGCGGGTGCGACGCTCAGAATCAAGACCGCGCGCGGCGTCGGTTACACTCTTGAACTCGTTGGCACAGCATCGGCTGCCTAG